A genomic window from Solanum stenotomum isolate F172 chromosome 10, ASM1918654v1, whole genome shotgun sequence includes:
- the LOC125878255 gene encoding nucleoid-associated protein At4g30620, chloroplastic-like — MAISPSATLTSQFLNCHRPNDHKCPSSSSLSFSKSNSSTQLIGPSSVSSRNGQKARRSFHVHGLFGGKKDNNGDDNSSKAGVLGNMQNLYETVKKAQMVVQVEAVRVQKELAAAEFDGYCEGELIKATLSGNQQPVRIEITDAAMELGSDKLSLLVTEAYRDAHQKSVLAMKERMNNLAQSLGMPAGLEGMK, encoded by the exons ATGGCGATTTCTCCAAGTGCTACCTTAACATCTCAATTCCTCAATTGTCACAGACCAAATGACCATAAATGcccttcctcttcttcactCTCTTTCA GTAAATCAAACTCAAGTACCCAACTTATTGGTCCTTCAAGTGTATCATCACGAAATGGCCAGAAAGCTAGGAGATCTTTCCATGTTCATGGCTTGTTTGGTGGCAAAAAGGATAATAACGGTGATGATAATTCCTCAAAG GCTGGAGTACTTGGAAATATGCAAAATCTATATGAAACTGTAAAGAAGGCACAAATGGTTGTTCAAGTTGAGGCAGTACGTGTGCAGAAAGAACTTGCAGC TGCAGAGTTTGATGGCTATTGTGAAGGTGAACTTATAAAG GCAACACTTTCTGGTAACCAACAGCCAGTGCGCATTGAAATAACTGACGCTGCAATGGAATTGGGATCTGAT AAACTCTCACTTCTAGTAACAGAGGCGTACAGGGACGCGCATCAGAAAAGTGTACTg GCAATGAAGGAGAGAATGAACAATCTTGCTCAGAGCTTAGGGATGCCAGCAGGATTAGAAGGAATGAAGTAA
- the LOC125878257 gene encoding early nodulin-like protein 1 has protein sequence MAGFSRNVFVMAILFSSLLSFTEARDHLVGGKTDSWKIPSSESDSLNRWAEKSRFLVGDSLVWKYDGAKDSVLEVSKRDYVTCNTSSPIAMHNDGNTKIVLEHSGAYYFISGVKGNCEQGQKLVVVTLSKRRYADAPVPSPVEFDGPAIAPTSNAVSLKASLVVAFGVLVGFFWL, from the exons ATGGCCGGTTTTTCAAGAAATGTGTTTGTAATGGCAATTCTGTTTTCCAGTCTATTGAGCTTCACAGAAGCCAGAGATCATTTGGTTGGTGGAAAAACTGATTCTTGGAAAATCCCATCCTCCGAATCGGATTCCCTCAATCGTTGGGCTGAAAAATCGCGATTCCTAGTTGGAGATTCTCTTG TGTGGAAGTATGATGGGGCAAAAGATTCAGTTTTGGAAGTGAGCAAGAGGGATTATGTGACATGTAACACATCAAGTCCAATTGCAATGCATAATGATGGGAACACAAAGATAGTGTTGGAACATTCAGGGgcatattattttattagtggTGTGAAAGGGAATTGTGAGCAAGGACAAAAATTGGTTGTGGTGACATTGTCTAAGAGGAGATACGCGGATGCACCAGTACCGTCTCCGGTAGAATTTGATGGTCCAGCTATAGCTCCTACTAGTAATGCTGTTAGTTTGAAGGCTAGTTTGGTTGTGGCTTTTGGGGTTTTAGTAGGCTTTTTTTGGCTTTGa
- the LOC125878260 gene encoding uncharacterized protein LOC125878260, with protein sequence MAENNEEWRKMADTHKMSPEEVKKAGVESSRRPPGHNPGTILHQRGRLPYSITTMTITGLAITGAVWYGTMYAMKKPEASAVDVAKVATGVGGPKDTHPRK encoded by the exons atggcagaaaataatgaagaatggAGAAAAATGGCGGATACACACAAAATGAGTCCAGAAGAAGTGAAAAAAGCTGGTGTTGAGTCCTCTAGGAGACCACCAGGCCACAATCCAG GTACTATACTACATCAAAGAGGGCGTTTGCCATATAGCATTACTACAATGACTATCACCGGTTTAGCTATCACCGGTGCGGTTTGGTACGGTACTATGTACGCTATGAAGAAACCCGAAGCTTCCGCCGTCGACGTTGCCAAGGTAGCCACCGGAGTTGGTGGCCCTAAAGATACTCATCCTCGCAAGTGa
- the LOC125841675 gene encoding fasciclin-like arabinogalactan protein 14, translating to MVNFNTSLLTFFFFLLLSQAKSFNITSLLNHYSSFSNFNNYLTQTGVAAAINSRQTITVLVVENNNLSPLKGMSQDAIANIMRVHVLLDYYDVPKMQMLPNKTMKTPTLFQTTGYAKNDQGFLNMTDLGTGSISLGSAAKGETLGSKLVKSIASQPYNISILQISNVIIPSGIDSSTPTSPPPSSPPAPAPISSAPTYSPASSPHGSSAALAPGASPASSPHGSSAAPAPGTDTRPGTDAGPAPESEAAETPTEATPAPAPHHLPPKSDAPTADTPASASDDAPGADAPAPAPTGDHASPSSILGVSLVFVAMTNFFLVLVI from the coding sequence ATGGTTAATTTCAACACTTCACTattaacttttttcttcttcctcttgtTATCCCAAGCTAAGTCTTTTAACATTACCTCTCTACTTAACCATTACTCATCTTTTAGCAATTTCAATAATTACCTAACTCAAACAGGAGTGGCTGCCGCGATTAATTCGCGGCAGACAATCACTGTCCTAGTTGTTGAAAACAACAACTTATCGCCCCTCAAGGGGATGTCTCAAGACGCGATAGCCAACATCATGCGTGTGCACGTCTTACTTGACTATTATGATGTTCCAAAGATGCAGATGTTGCCTAACAAGACCATGAAGACACCTACTCTGTTTCAAACGACGGGTTATGCAAAAAACGATCAAGGGTTTTTGAACATGACTGATTTGGGTACTGGAAGTATTTCATTAGGCTCAGCTGCAAAAGGAGAAACACTCGGGTCAAAACTAGTTAAATCTATTGCATCGCAACCTTATAATATTTCGATATTGCAAATTAGCAATGTTATTATTCCATCGGGGATCGATTCATCAACACCAACATCTCCTCCACCGTCTTCGCCACCTGCCCCTGCCCCAATAAGTAGTGCACCAACATACTCTCCAGCTTCTTCGCCCCATGGATCATCTGCCGCCCTTGCCCCTGGTGCGTCTCCAGCTTCTTCGCCCCATGGATCATCTGCAGCCCCTGCCCCTGGTACTGACACAAGACCTGGTACTGACGCAGGGCCTGCACCAGAATCAGAGGCTGCAGAGACCCCTACAGAGGCTACCCCTGCACCGGCTCCACATCATTTACCACCCAAGTCCGATGCACCAACTGCAGATACTCCTGCAAGTGCATCAGATGATGCACCAGGGGCTGATGCACCAGCACCAGCTCCAACAGGGGATCATGCTAGTCCTAGTTCTATTTTAGGTGTTAGCTTAGTTTTCGTTGCAATGACGAATTTCTTTCTCGTTTTAGTGATTTAG
- the LOC125878244 gene encoding transmembrane 9 superfamily member 9-like gives MGRARRSLLIPSLICAISLLLTFHNASSFYLPGVAPEDFQKGDLLSVKVNKLTSTKTQLPYSFYSVPFCRPENIIDSRENLGEVLRGDRIENSPFTFKMREPEMCHVACRLVLDDKKAKEFKEKIEDEYRVNMILDNLPLVVPVRRLEQEAPPAYQQGVYIGVKGQYAGSKDEKHFIHNHLTFTVKYHKDLQTDSARIVGFEVMPFSVKHEYDGKWADNTRLTTCDPHAKRTVSNSNSPQEVEANQEIIFTYDVEFKESDVKWASRWDAYLLMADDQIHWFSIVNSLMIVLFLSGMVAMIMLRTLYRDISKYNELETQEEAQEETGWKLVHSDVFRPPSNSDLLCVYVGTGVQFFGMMLVTMMFAVLGFLSPSNRGGLMTAMLLLWVFMGLFAGYSASRLYKMFKGTEWKRIALRTAFLFPATVFVIFFVLNALIWGQKSSGAVPFGTMFALVFLWFGISVPLVFVGSYVGFRKPTIEDPVKTNKIPRQIPEQAWYMNPIFSVLIGGILPFGAVFIELFFILTSIWLNQFYYLFGFLFIVFVILIVTCAEITIVLCYFQLCSEDYLWWWRSYLTSGSSALYLFLYATFYFFTKLDITKPVSGILYFGYMLIASYAFFVLTGTIGFYACFWFTRLIYSSVKID, from the exons ATGGGAAGAGCTCGGCGATCTCTGCTAATTCCTTCATTGATTTGCGCTATTTCTCTTCTGCTTACATTCCACAATGCCTCCTCTTTCTACCTCCCCGGTGTTGCGCCTGAAGATTTCCAAAAG GGAGATCTTCTGTCTGTGAAAGTGAACAAGCTGACCTCTACAAAGACTCAGCTTCCTTATTCGTTCTATTCTGTTCCTTTCTGTCGTCCAGAAAATATCATTGATAGCAGAGAAAATCTTGGAGAAGTGCTTCGTGGTGATCGAATTGAGAACTCCCCTTTTACG TTTAAAATGAGGGAGCCAGAGATGTGTCATGTTGCTTGTAGGCTTGTACTTGATGACAAGAAAGCTAaggaatttaaagaaaaaattgaagatgaaTATCGTGTGAACAT GATACTAGATAATCTGCCTTTAGTTGTTCCAGTTCGTAGGTTAGAGCAAGAAGCCCCTCCTGCCTATCAGCAGGGAGTTTATATTGGTGTAAAAGGACAATATGCTGGA AGCAAGGATGAGAAGCATTTCATCCATAACCACTTGACATTTACTGTTAAGTACCATAAAGATTTGCAGACAGACTCGGCCAGAATTGTGGGATTTGAGGTCATGCCATTTAG TGTTAAGCATGAATATGATGGCAAATGGGCTGACAATACCCGTTTAACAACATGTGATCCACATGCTAAACGAACGGTATCTAACTCAAATTCCCCTCAAGAGGTTGAGGCTAACCAAGAAATCATATTTACATATGATGTTGAATTCAAG GAAAGTGATGTGAAGTGGGCCTCACGATGGGATGCCTATCTTTTGATGGCTGATGATCAGATACACTGGTTCTCGATAGTAAATTCTTTAATGATTGTGCTGTTCCTATCAGGCATGGTGGCGATGATAATGTTGAGAACACTTTATCGTGACATTTCCAAGTATAACGAACTGGAAACCCAGGAGGAGGCACAGGAAGAAACAGGATGGAAACTAGTCCATTCAGATGTTTTCAGGCCTCCAAGTAACTCGGATTTGCTTTGTGTCTATGTTGGAACTGGTGTACAGTTTTTCGGTATGATGCTTGTGACCATGATGTTTGCCGTCCTGGGGTTCCTCTCCCCTTCAAATCGGGGTGGGCTAATGACTGCAATGCTCTTGCTCTGGGTTTTCATGGGACTCTTTGCAGGTTACTCTGCTTCCCGTCTCTATAAGATGTTTAAAGGTACAGAATGGAAGAGAATCGCTCTGAGGACAGCATTTTTGTTCCCAGCTACTGTCTTTGTCATCTTCTTCGTGTTAAATGCACTCATCTGGGGTCAAAAATCATCTGGGGCAGTGCCATTTGGAACAATGTTTGCTTTGGTGTTCTTATGGTTCGGAATATCAGTCCCTCTTGTGTTTGTTGGCAGTTACGTTGGTTTTAGAAAGCCAACCATTGAGGATCCAGTAAAGACGAATAAAATACCCAGGCAGATCCCAGAGCAGGCTTGGTACATGAACCCCATCTTCTCAGTTCTTATTGGAGGCATACTTCCATTTGGAGCCGTCTTCATTGAGCTCTTTTTCATTCTCACCTCAATCTGGCTGAACCAGTTTTACTACCTCTTCGGTTTCCTCTTCATCGTTTTTGTCATCCTGATAGTCACCTGTGCCGAGATAACCATCGTACTATGCTATTTCCAGTTATGCAGTGAGGACTACTTGTGGTGGTGGAGATCCTACTTGACATCAGGCTCGTCCGCACTTTACCTGTTCCTTTATGCTACCTTCTATTTCTTCACCAAGCTTGACATCACTAAGCCTGTTTCCGGGATCTTGTATTTCGGTTACATGTTGATTGCTTCATATGCATTTTTCGTCCTGACCGGTACCATCGGTTTCTACGCATGCTTCTGGTTCACAAGACTCATCTACTCGTCTGTGaagattgattga
- the LOC125878254 gene encoding uncharacterized protein LOC125878254, producing MSNRMVLSYTNSFALFRPKFNGHSIPSIYHTDVLSLTRHVSSATALSFCQLQATKLHDSPVTVASDVRYGSKQIISVDSPLYDYILTNVREPKILRELREETATMRGSQMQVSPDQAQLLAMLVQILGAERCIEVGTYTGYSSLAVALVLPEGGHLVACERDGKVIEVAKRYYDRAGVSHKVDVRHGLAADTLKSLIQNGESCRYDFAFVDAEKKMYQEYFELLLQLVRIRGLIVVDNVLWHGRVSDPLVNDSKTLSIRNFNENLMKDNRVDISMVPIGDGMTICRKR from the exons ATGTCCAATCGGATGGTGCTTAGCTACACCAATTCATTTGCATTATTTCGACCTAAATTTAATGGCCATTCCATTCCCTCCATATACCACACAGATGTGTTATCCTTGACGAGGCATGTGTCTTCCGCAACTGCTCTCTCCTTTTGTCAGCTTCAGGCAACAAAACTTCATGATAGTCCAGTTACTGTTGCAAGTGATGTTAGATATGGTAGTAAACAGATTATAAGTGTTGATTCGCCACTGTATGACTACATATTGACCAATGTTAGAGAACCAAAG attttgcGTGAACTTAGGGAGGAGACAGCAACAATGCGAGGCAGTCAGATGCAG GTGTCACCGGATCAAGCACAACTACTTGCTATGCTCGTACAGATTCTTGGGGCAGAAAGGTGCATTGAAGTGGGAACATATACT GGATATTCATCCTTGGCTGTTGCCCTGGTCCTTCCAGAAGGAGGTCATTTAGTTGCTTGTGAAAGAGATGGCAAAGTAATTGAGGTTGCAAAAAGATATTATGACCGAGCTGGTGTGTCACATAAG GTGGACGTGAGACATGGTCTAGCAGCAGATACTTTGAAGTCTTTGATTCAAAATGGTGAAAGTTGCAG ATATGATTTTGCATTTGTTGACGCAGAAAAGAAAATGTATCAAGAGTACTTTGAGTTGCTGCTACAACTG GTGAGAATCAGAGGTCTTATTGTAGTCGATAATGTCCTATGGCATGGAAGAGTTTCCGATCCACTG GTAAATGATTCCAAGACTCTTAGCATTAGAAACTTTAATGAAAACTTGATGAAGGATAACCGCGTCGACATCAGTATG GTGCCTATTGGTGATGGTATGACAATCTGTAGAAAAAGATGA